One part of the Candidatus Hinthialibacter antarcticus genome encodes these proteins:
- a CDS encoding polysaccharide deacetylase family protein: protein MIWQGQRLSFVVSFHDLAPHSWDACRLFLDDMHSIGVERVSLLVVPQWHGGEDTDQNTDFAAWLRDCAAQGHEITLHGYTHLADSIDGGLLQQFMGNIYTAREGEFYQLNYEDALANLQRGKDMFERMGLKTRGFVAPAWLLSPDARRALIDSGFEFTTYWNRVEALQQNIRINAPTLTFSCRTLLRRTISKPWVRFWKFYNHNAPVLRLAVHPGDLKYPAVRDMLKALAREALLTRQPMTYADVADGCSPRKTGRPATGNSAKDAMSSTNP from the coding sequence ATGATCTGGCAAGGACAACGATTATCCTTCGTCGTTTCGTTTCATGATTTGGCGCCGCATTCGTGGGACGCCTGCCGTCTATTTCTGGATGACATGCATTCGATTGGCGTCGAGCGCGTCTCGTTGCTAGTGGTGCCTCAATGGCACGGTGGAGAAGACACCGATCAGAACACCGACTTCGCCGCCTGGCTGAGAGACTGCGCCGCGCAAGGCCACGAGATCACCCTGCATGGATACACCCATCTCGCGGATTCGATCGACGGCGGGTTGTTGCAGCAATTTATGGGCAATATCTATACCGCCCGCGAAGGCGAGTTTTATCAACTCAATTACGAAGACGCGCTTGCCAATTTGCAACGCGGTAAAGACATGTTTGAGCGCATGGGCCTCAAGACGCGCGGGTTCGTCGCGCCCGCCTGGCTGCTCAGCCCCGACGCGCGTCGCGCACTGATCGACAGCGGGTTCGAGTTCACGACATACTGGAACAGGGTCGAGGCGCTCCAACAAAACATTCGCATTAACGCTCCGACGCTGACCTTCAGCTGCCGCACCCTTTTACGCCGAACCATTTCGAAGCCCTGGGTGCGGTTTTGGAAATTCTATAATCATAACGCGCCGGTCTTGCGCCTTGCGGTCCATCCCGGCGATTTGAAATACCCCGCCGTTCGCGATATGCTGAAAGCGTTGGCGCGCGAGGCGCTCTTGACGCGGCAGCCAATGACCTACGCGGATGTCGCCGACGGCTGCTCGCCGCGCAAAACAGGGCGTCCGGCAACAGGCAATTCAGCCAAGGATGCAATGAGTTCGACGAACCCATGA
- a CDS encoding HAMP domain-containing sensor histidine kinase, giving the protein MNTARHDARRSQRRLRLFVLQFVPFASLILINVLFLAMLDTLFANKKRALILDSRVEFAEIKDEVAPIHAQLNLILKTHRDAYLEKAKEYLDNYANTFLEKEHPWFGIILEDENQNVVAQYINKDKQNEYNDWTNCLFSRDFQAPMVSSDFRITLMYASPKGWKSIETMVAQYWLFAVFFISATGLVYLWLYRNVLYPLLRIGSSMQQMARPGAVCLIQKPQHDIEHAFNHLARLQREVYFGFEIEQLAGRLQDRADDAEVVDEFLRGAGASIGNVYPFQTVEPFHFDNADAIFTPVSSDAIETPQPFDNFTPRWIQANCVEIPLRIGERFAGCLRCAIDLPDSLPQSEWEQIAQEIQKQSENGLARAFARSQALVEERNRFGINLATNMGHDLTNIVATGKWDLDTIQRAQSMGIVQLNPERGSFFVEAIDGLKNNLYFLQEMVNIYRSFGYARRPRYEEIDLSELVSDLAGLFRLSTSREFELDAHTPGATPAMIEPRLLRMALFNLLANSSQAIARSGVKGKIDIHLEPNGAESVKISIFDNGPGLRHADGNLMTSEEAKRVFQSGFSTKEGSSGGGLGLAWVKSIVEEFHHGRIQAMNRPEGGACISFTIPRTREEED; this is encoded by the coding sequence ATGAATACTGCCCGGCATGACGCCCGTCGCTCGCAACGCAGGTTGCGCTTATTTGTGTTGCAGTTCGTCCCATTCGCCTCGTTGATCTTAATCAACGTGTTGTTTCTCGCGATGCTGGATACGCTGTTCGCCAACAAAAAACGCGCATTGATTTTAGACTCCCGCGTCGAGTTTGCTGAAATTAAAGACGAAGTCGCGCCGATTCATGCTCAACTCAATTTAATTCTAAAAACCCATCGCGACGCCTATCTCGAAAAAGCCAAAGAATATCTCGACAATTACGCAAACACTTTTTTAGAAAAAGAACACCCCTGGTTTGGAATTATTCTTGAAGACGAAAATCAAAACGTGGTTGCGCAATACATTAACAAAGACAAACAAAACGAGTACAACGACTGGACCAACTGCTTGTTCTCGCGGGATTTTCAAGCGCCGATGGTGTCGAGCGATTTTAGAATCACGCTGATGTACGCCTCCCCCAAAGGTTGGAAATCCATCGAAACCATGGTCGCGCAGTATTGGCTTTTTGCGGTATTTTTTATTAGCGCGACAGGGCTGGTTTACCTCTGGCTCTATCGCAACGTACTTTACCCATTGCTGCGCATTGGCAGTTCCATGCAACAGATGGCGCGTCCCGGCGCGGTCTGTCTCATTCAAAAACCCCAGCACGACATCGAACACGCTTTTAACCATCTGGCCCGATTGCAGCGCGAAGTGTATTTCGGCTTCGAGATCGAACAGCTCGCCGGACGCCTGCAAGACCGCGCCGACGACGCCGAAGTGGTCGATGAATTTTTGCGCGGCGCGGGCGCGTCAATCGGCAACGTTTATCCGTTCCAAACTGTCGAACCGTTTCACTTCGACAATGCGGACGCAATCTTCACTCCGGTTTCTTCCGACGCAATCGAAACGCCCCAGCCGTTTGACAATTTCACCCCCCGCTGGATTCAGGCGAACTGCGTTGAAATTCCGTTGCGCATCGGCGAGCGCTTCGCCGGCTGCCTGCGTTGCGCAATTGACTTGCCGGACAGTCTCCCCCAAAGCGAATGGGAACAAATCGCGCAAGAAATCCAAAAGCAAAGCGAGAACGGCCTCGCCCGCGCGTTCGCCCGCAGCCAGGCGCTAGTCGAAGAACGCAACCGTTTCGGCATCAACCTCGCCACCAACATGGGCCACGACCTGACCAACATCGTCGCCACCGGCAAATGGGACCTCGACACCATCCAGCGCGCGCAAAGCATGGGCATCGTGCAACTCAATCCCGAGCGCGGTTCCTTCTTCGTCGAAGCCATCGACGGCCTAAAAAACAATCTCTATTTCTTGCAGGAAATGGTGAACATCTACCGCTCGTTTGGCTATGCGCGCCGCCCCCGTTATGAAGAAATCGACCTATCAGAACTGGTGAGCGATCTGGCGGGGCTGTTTCGCCTATCGACTTCGCGTGAGTTTGAGTTAGACGCGCATACGCCCGGCGCGACCCCCGCAATGATCGAGCCGCGCCTGTTGCGCATGGCGTTATTTAACCTGCTGGCAAATTCCTCACAGGCGATTGCGCGTTCGGGCGTGAAAGGCAAAATTGACATCCACCTTGAACCCAACGGCGCCGAATCCGTAAAGATATCCATTTTCGATAACGGTCCCGGACTGCGTCACGCCGATGGAAACCTGATGACGTCAGAAGAAGCCAAGCGCGTGTTTCAATCCGGGTTCAGTACAAAGGAAGGCTCAAGCGGCGGCGGACTCGGGCTGGCGTGGGTCAAGTCGATTGTTGAGGAATTTCATCATGGCCGCATTCAGGCGATGAACCGCCCCGAAGGCGGCGCCTGCATCTCATTCACCATCCCGCGCACACGGGAAGAAGAAGATTGA
- a CDS encoding sigma-54 dependent transcriptional regulator: MNDNPRAILFVDDDDVFRRTACRALQRRGYEVTEAENGEAALARPNLNECLAAVIDLKMPGIDGLELLQRLGESAPDLPVILLTGHGDISTAIEAIKNGAFHYMTKPCDIQELDVYLQKAVQQNQIQRENIHLRDAMHRAQEQHGIVGDSPAVKQVLELIDRVKNSDAPALILGESGTGKELVARALHYQSQRSTHPFIDLNCATLKPDLLENELFGHVSGAFTGASNQKEGLLAVADQGSLFIDEIADMDPNVQASLLRVIETGEFRPLGSTKVRTTQTRIIAAANRDLAVEVSKGRFREDLYYRLNVLAITTPPLRAHKEDIPELIESYLKRSSAGRRGAHFTTEATHVLQTYNWPGNVRELFNICERAILLSHEPMISAQTVQSLLSMKTFQTTAATPPQPMTPRPAPQSGLRSLDDVEREHIDHTLQQVDGNVSRASDALGIDRRTLQRKMKRYGLRGE; encoded by the coding sequence ATGAATGATAACCCGCGCGCGATTTTATTTGTTGACGACGACGACGTCTTTCGCCGCACCGCCTGCCGGGCGCTGCAACGCAGGGGCTATGAAGTAACCGAAGCAGAAAACGGCGAAGCGGCGCTTGCCCGGCCCAACCTCAATGAGTGCCTCGCCGCCGTCATTGATTTGAAAATGCCCGGCATCGACGGCCTCGAACTACTGCAGCGGCTGGGCGAATCGGCGCCGGACCTGCCCGTCATTTTACTCACCGGACACGGCGACATCTCCACCGCGATTGAAGCCATCAAAAACGGCGCCTTTCACTACATGACCAAGCCTTGCGACATTCAAGAACTGGACGTGTACCTGCAAAAAGCCGTGCAGCAAAACCAGATTCAACGCGAGAACATTCACCTGCGCGACGCCATGCACCGCGCCCAGGAACAACACGGCATCGTCGGCGACAGCCCCGCCGTCAAGCAGGTGTTGGAACTGATCGACCGCGTCAAAAACTCCGACGCGCCCGCGTTGATTTTGGGCGAAAGCGGCACCGGAAAAGAATTGGTCGCGCGCGCACTGCATTACCAGAGCCAGCGCAGCACTCACCCGTTCATCGACCTCAATTGCGCCACGCTCAAGCCCGACTTGCTCGAAAACGAGCTGTTCGGACACGTCTCCGGCGCATTCACCGGCGCCAGCAACCAGAAGGAAGGCCTGCTCGCAGTCGCCGACCAAGGCTCATTATTTATTGATGAAATCGCCGACATGGACCCCAACGTCCAAGCCAGTTTATTACGGGTGATCGAGACCGGCGAGTTTCGCCCTTTGGGATCGACCAAGGTGCGCACCACCCAGACGCGCATCATCGCCGCCGCCAACCGCGACCTCGCTGTCGAAGTCAGCAAGGGGCGCTTTCGCGAAGACCTCTACTATCGGCTCAACGTGTTGGCGATTACCACGCCGCCGTTGCGGGCGCATAAAGAAGACATCCCCGAATTGATTGAATCCTATCTCAAGCGTTCATCGGCCGGACGCCGCGGGGCCCATTTCACCACTGAAGCAACGCACGTTCTGCAAACCTACAACTGGCCGGGCAACGTACGCGAGTTGTTCAATATTTGCGAACGCGCCATCTTGCTGAGCCACGAGCCAATGATCAGTGCGCAAACGGTGCAATCGCTGCTTTCGATGAAGACGTTTCAAACCACCGCCGCAACGCCGCCCCAACCGATGACGCCGCGCCCTGCGCCGCAATCAGGGCTTCGGAGTTTAGACGACGTCGAACGCGAGCATATCGACCACACCCTGCAACAAGTGGACGGCAACGTCTCACGCGCCTCCGACGCCCTCGGCATCGACCGCCGCACCCTGCAACGAAAAATGAAACGCTACGGCCTGCGCGGCGAATAA
- a CDS encoding ATP-binding protein: protein MPQLPPEDITLQRQRLEWLIGLRWYGAASVIASALIGNFVFGLHFSLTALFAIAFFMFAYNAYYAFQLKRPKWGRSMALQQIVLDVLSLTLILLMTGGFINPFFTFFFFQVIIAWIMLPPRQSVAIIGLIFFCFAIQVFAPSLVSVDMNLSEDGILGLGKIPFHVVGAPISFVATTLMTAYFVSVIMGDLRRREGELLQAHQRVELEFNKLDNLLRRLEAGMLVMSANGQVEWTNDKVREWFGPDAPNADYRICAGAFQALHEISTKNDLEQSTLYREVRLPTQNDGVRNFDTMVTPIINDSGELVQIIKLILDVTDQKKRKEQWARAEKLAAIGQLAAGVAHEINTPLGTIRILAEEARDILSHLEPQGKDSTELDDALQTIHEQTTRCKNITQGLLNYSRITEPTLQPCPVNPLVSQALEITRHKINGIQIHQRLQDDLPDIVTDANRIQQALCNLIINAADAMDETSQPEMQIETQQVDDTISIRVTDNGPGISHENLPHIFEPFFTTKPVGKGTGLGLYITYGSLRELGGRLEIESEPGVGTQAAITLPINHE, encoded by the coding sequence ATGCCGCAACTACCGCCGGAAGACATAACGCTGCAACGTCAGCGGCTCGAATGGCTGATCGGCCTGCGCTGGTACGGCGCCGCCAGCGTAATCGCCTCGGCGCTGATTGGGAATTTCGTTTTTGGCCTTCATTTTTCACTGACGGCGCTGTTCGCCATCGCGTTTTTCATGTTCGCTTATAACGCCTACTATGCGTTCCAACTCAAACGGCCCAAGTGGGGCCGCAGCATGGCGCTGCAGCAGATTGTTCTCGACGTGTTATCGTTAACGCTGATTTTGTTAATGACCGGCGGGTTTATTAATCCATTTTTCACCTTCTTTTTCTTTCAAGTCATCATCGCCTGGATCATGCTGCCGCCGCGCCAGAGCGTCGCTATAATCGGGCTTATCTTTTTTTGCTTCGCGATACAAGTCTTCGCGCCCAGCCTGGTTTCCGTCGATATGAACCTGAGCGAAGACGGCATTCTCGGCTTAGGGAAAATCCCCTTTCATGTGGTGGGCGCGCCCATTAGTTTTGTCGCGACCACATTGATGACCGCTTATTTCGTCTCGGTCATTATGGGCGACCTGCGCCGCCGCGAGGGCGAACTGCTGCAAGCGCACCAACGGGTCGAGTTGGAATTCAACAAACTCGACAACCTGCTGCGCCGCCTCGAAGCAGGCATGTTAGTGATGAGCGCAAACGGTCAGGTGGAATGGACCAACGATAAAGTGCGCGAATGGTTCGGACCGGACGCGCCCAACGCCGACTACCGCATCTGCGCGGGTGCGTTTCAGGCGCTCCATGAAATTTCCACAAAAAACGATTTAGAACAATCGACTCTGTACCGTGAGGTGCGCCTGCCGACGCAGAACGACGGCGTACGCAACTTTGACACCATGGTGACGCCCATCATCAATGACAGCGGCGAATTGGTGCAGATAATCAAACTGATCCTCGACGTTACTGACCAGAAAAAGCGCAAAGAACAATGGGCGCGCGCCGAAAAACTGGCCGCCATCGGCCAACTCGCCGCCGGGGTCGCCCACGAAATCAACACCCCGCTGGGCACCATTCGCATTCTCGCCGAAGAAGCCCGCGATATTCTTTCTCATCTCGAACCCCAAGGCAAAGATTCAACCGAACTCGACGACGCGCTGCAAACCATTCATGAGCAAACCACGCGCTGCAAAAACATCACCCAGGGACTGCTCAATTATTCGCGCATCACCGAGCCAACCCTGCAACCCTGCCCGGTCAATCCATTGGTCAGCCAAGCGCTGGAAATCACCCGGCACAAAATCAACGGCATCCAAATTCACCAGCGCCTGCAAGACGACTTGCCGGACATCGTCACCGACGCCAACCGCATCCAGCAAGCCTTATGCAACCTCATCATCAACGCCGCCGACGCCATGGACGAAACCAGCCAGCCTGAGATGCAGATTGAAACTCAACAAGTCGACGATACAATCAGTATTCGCGTCACCGACAACGGCCCCGGCATCTCTCACGAAAATTTGCCGCACATTTTCGAGCCGTTTTTCACCACCAAACCCGTCGGCAAGGGAACCGGCCTGGGGCTGTATATTACCTATGGGTCCCTAAGAGAATTGGGGGGGCGCCTCGAAATCGAAAGCGAACCCGGCGTTGGAACGCAAGCAGCCATCACGCTGCCAATCAACCATGAATGA
- a CDS encoding class I SAM-dependent rRNA methyltransferase: MSNLPETVITITIKPRAGRRAKSGHPWMFSNEIEHPDPKPEPGSIVRVIDDAGRFVATGIYNPHSLIAIRILSRKPKEEVVSVDWFAQAIRQALALRTLIYPGRDSYRLVYGESDALPGVIIDRLESAYVVQILSAGMERCIDELVEAMKVVLNPTTIVLRNDHDKRGLEGLPSYTKTILGDEPGVIEMEEFGVRFGVDVSSGQKTGHFFDQAENRAALAPFAKGKETLDLFCYTGGWALHLLHAGAESAIAIDSSEPAIATAQQNAERNGFSDKMECVKSDVFQWLSSERAASRRFDVVVVDPPAFAKGAKQVNKALRGYEDVNRQAIHLLRNQGILCACSCSYFVKEDDLIGALQKAAHRERKRLQILEVRGQSKDHPALASMPESRYLNCIIAAVSLE; this comes from the coding sequence ATGTCCAATCTACCAGAAACAGTAATAACGATTACGATTAAACCCCGCGCCGGGCGCCGCGCCAAGAGCGGACATCCCTGGATGTTCAGCAACGAAATCGAACATCCCGACCCGAAGCCCGAACCCGGATCCATCGTGCGCGTCATCGACGACGCCGGGCGTTTTGTCGCGACCGGAATTTATAATCCGCATAGTTTAATCGCTATCCGTATTTTATCCCGTAAACCCAAAGAAGAGGTGGTCTCGGTTGATTGGTTCGCCCAGGCCATTCGTCAGGCGTTGGCGTTGCGCACATTGATTTACCCGGGCCGTGATTCCTACCGCCTGGTTTACGGCGAATCGGACGCGCTGCCCGGCGTCATTATTGACCGCCTCGAGTCGGCGTATGTGGTACAGATTCTCTCCGCAGGCATGGAACGCTGCATTGACGAACTGGTTGAGGCGATGAAAGTCGTATTGAACCCGACCACAATCGTCCTGCGCAACGATCACGACAAACGCGGGCTTGAAGGCCTGCCCAGTTATACGAAAACCATATTGGGCGACGAACCCGGCGTCATTGAGATGGAAGAATTCGGCGTCCGCTTTGGCGTTGACGTTTCCAGCGGCCAAAAAACCGGGCACTTTTTCGACCAAGCCGAAAATCGCGCCGCTCTGGCGCCGTTCGCCAAAGGCAAAGAGACGCTTGACCTGTTCTGCTACACCGGCGGCTGGGCGCTGCATTTGCTCCACGCAGGCGCCGAAAGCGCCATTGCGATTGATTCATCCGAACCCGCCATCGCAACCGCCCAACAAAACGCCGAACGCAACGGTTTTTCAGACAAAATGGAATGCGTGAAATCGGACGTCTTCCAATGGCTTTCAAGCGAACGCGCCGCCTCACGCCGATTTGACGTGGTCGTGGTCGACCCGCCCGCCTTCGCCAAGGGCGCCAAACAAGTCAACAAAGCGCTGCGCGGTTACGAAGACGTCAACCGTCAGGCGATCCATCTGCTTAGAAACCAGGGCATCCTATGCGCCTGTTCCTGCTCGTACTTCGTCAAAGAAGACGACCTGATCGGAGCGCTGCAAAAAGCCGCCCACCGCGAACGCAAACGCTTGCAGATTCTCGAAGTACGCGGCCAATCCAAAGACCATCCGGCCTTGGCTTCGATGCCGGAATCACGTTATTTGAACTGTATCATCGCTGCGGTGTCACTTGAATAA
- the bshC gene encoding bacillithiol biosynthesis cysteine-adding enzyme BshC, which translates to MPLFEKWPSRNAAQLSPYYAALVEPGGDLRDAAPPSLANLAETASLRRAYIEQYIDRGRLTESLRASHLRRGAPGAVLQAVEQLRGADVLLVVTGQQPGLLGGPLFTLYKAAQAIALAKQLSAERNEIFLPAFWNASEDHDFDEIASVKWLNKDRQVESYTWELETGHRPLYHIAMDELPLDDLITRIDETTHPSDFKDEFFAMLRECRQSAQTYPDFFDAMLWRMFGEDGLIILRPDDRFAREDAVRLMADEINQPGQSSVDISQRGERLQAAGLPQQLHKSEDRAAFFLIRNHKREALRITPSGFQTDSGETIAIDAMQQLLQDDPGAFSPSAILRPVLQDAVYPIAAAVLGPGEMGYHFLLDAIYARHGVPRPVLVPRMGITWLEPRDRKTVEKWNLTPNDLKKDAAALLKQLVSEGEGAAPPRGDLDRALSAWFESMKERAASVDPTIAGVLDKNAAKIQKELDNSENLLLRRMANKETQTREQIEALQASLMPGGALQERNLSFISYYLKHGTALIEQIKFLAETTSPGAHVYAEL; encoded by the coding sequence ATGCCTTTGTTTGAAAAATGGCCGTCGCGCAACGCTGCGCAACTCAGCCCGTATTATGCCGCCCTGGTTGAACCGGGCGGAGACTTGCGCGATGCCGCCCCGCCCAGCCTGGCGAACCTGGCTGAAACGGCGTCGTTGCGTCGCGCTTACATAGAGCAGTATATCGACCGTGGGCGCTTAACCGAATCGCTGCGTGCGTCTCATTTGCGTCGCGGCGCCCCCGGGGCGGTTTTGCAGGCGGTGGAACAGCTGCGCGGCGCCGACGTATTGTTGGTCGTGACCGGGCAGCAACCCGGCTTATTGGGCGGCCCGTTATTCACTCTCTATAAAGCGGCGCAAGCGATTGCGCTCGCCAAACAACTCAGCGCGGAACGCAACGAAATATTTTTGCCCGCCTTTTGGAACGCCAGCGAAGACCACGACTTCGATGAAATCGCTTCGGTGAAATGGCTCAATAAAGATCGCCAGGTCGAATCGTATACCTGGGAACTCGAAACCGGTCACAGGCCGTTATATCATATCGCAATGGATGAGTTGCCGCTGGATGATTTAATCACACGCATCGACGAAACCACGCACCCCTCGGATTTTAAAGACGAATTTTTTGCGATGTTGCGTGAATGCCGCCAGTCGGCGCAAACCTACCCCGACTTTTTTGACGCGATGTTGTGGCGAATGTTCGGCGAGGACGGGCTGATCATTCTGCGCCCGGATGATCGCTTTGCGCGTGAAGATGCGGTGCGCCTGATGGCGGATGAAATCAACCAACCGGGACAATCGTCCGTTGATATTTCTCAACGAGGCGAACGGCTCCAAGCAGCGGGCCTGCCGCAGCAGTTGCACAAGAGCGAAGACCGCGCCGCGTTTTTTCTCATTAGAAATCATAAGCGTGAGGCGCTGCGAATCACGCCGTCGGGTTTCCAAACGGACAGCGGCGAAACCATTGCAATCGATGCAATGCAGCAACTGTTGCAGGATGATCCCGGCGCGTTTTCTCCCTCGGCGATCTTACGGCCTGTGTTGCAAGACGCGGTGTATCCAATCGCGGCGGCGGTGTTGGGGCCGGGCGAAATGGGCTATCACTTTTTATTGGATGCAATCTATGCGCGACACGGCGTCCCGCGTCCGGTGTTGGTCCCGCGTATGGGAATCACCTGGCTGGAACCGCGTGACCGCAAGACGGTGGAGAAATGGAACCTCACGCCCAATGATTTGAAAAAAGACGCGGCGGCGTTGCTCAAACAGTTGGTCAGTGAAGGCGAGGGCGCTGCACCGCCGCGCGGTGATCTCGACCGTGCATTGAGCGCCTGGTTTGAATCAATGAAAGAACGCGCCGCCTCCGTTGACCCGACGATTGCAGGCGTCCTCGATAAAAACGCCGCCAAGATTCAGAAAGAATTAGACAACAGCGAGAACCTTTTGTTGCGCCGCATGGCCAATAAAGAAACTCAGACCCGCGAACAGATTGAAGCGTTGCAAGCGTCGCTCATGCCCGGCGGCGCGTTGCAGGAACGCAATTTGTCATTTATTTCATATTATCTAAAACATGGCACGGCGTTGATTGAGCAGATCAAATTCCTCGCTGAAACCACGTCTCCCGGCGCACATGTCTATGCGGAACTTTGA
- a CDS encoding NAD(P)H-dependent glycerol-3-phosphate dehydrogenase: protein MSTATKTIGVLGAGSWGAALAMVLNDNGHRVFLWSNDANEIQRIASTRRLLHKLPDVRLPDAIQAVADANAFADECELLVVAVPSKVMKPFAEGFAPFLRGRPKIAVSASKGIQAQTLHTLSEQLEGHWQPSLQSGALRGVAALSGPSHAEEVANGLPTAIVAAHADEAIAREIQDAFQNPRFRVYRNHDRRGVEIGAALKNVLAIAVGISDGLGFGDNACAALISRGLFELSQIGRCLGAQPETFIGLSGLGDLVVTCTSQHSRNRKFGEMIAKGYSPQEAEEEIGMVVEGVAAVQAVPNLVQIHQIELPISQEVYSVVIQGRDPKQAVENLMQRESKPEAL from the coding sequence ATGAGTACAGCAACAAAAACCATCGGCGTGTTGGGCGCAGGCTCATGGGGCGCTGCGCTGGCGATGGTGCTCAATGACAATGGACACCGCGTTTTTTTGTGGTCGAATGACGCCAACGAAATTCAGCGGATCGCATCGACGCGGCGCTTGCTGCATAAACTGCCCGATGTTCGTTTGCCGGACGCCATTCAGGCGGTCGCCGACGCCAATGCGTTTGCCGATGAGTGTGAACTTTTGGTGGTTGCGGTCCCGTCCAAAGTGATGAAGCCGTTTGCGGAGGGCTTTGCGCCGTTTCTGCGAGGTCGCCCCAAAATTGCGGTGAGCGCATCAAAAGGGATCCAGGCGCAAACGCTGCATACGCTTAGCGAACAACTGGAAGGTCATTGGCAGCCGTCTCTTCAATCGGGCGCATTACGCGGCGTTGCGGCGTTGTCCGGCCCCAGCCATGCGGAAGAAGTCGCCAATGGATTGCCGACGGCCATCGTCGCCGCTCACGCGGATGAAGCCATTGCACGCGAGATTCAAGATGCGTTTCAAAACCCACGCTTTCGCGTCTATCGCAACCATGACCGCCGAGGCGTTGAAATTGGCGCTGCGTTAAAGAATGTGTTGGCCATTGCGGTCGGCATCTCGGACGGACTCGGCTTCGGCGACAATGCGTGCGCGGCGTTGATTTCACGCGGACTGTTTGAACTCAGCCAAATCGGGCGCTGCCTGGGCGCTCAGCCAGAAACTTTCATTGGTTTGTCCGGCCTCGGCGACTTGGTCGTGACCTGCACCAGCCAACATAGCCGCAACCGGAAATTCGGCGAGATGATCGCCAAAGGCTACAGCCCTCAAGAAGCGGAAGAAGAAATCGGCATGGTGGTCGAAGGGGTGGCGGCGGTGCAAGCCGTTCCGAATTTGGTGCAAATCCATCAGATTGAATTGCCGATTTCGCAAGAAGTGTATTCCGTCGTCATACAAGGCCGCGATCCTAAACAAGCGGTCGAAAACCTCATGCAACGCGAAAGCAAACCCGAGGCGTTATAA
- a CDS encoding lysylphosphatidylglycerol synthase transmembrane domain-containing protein: MTTKKKLTRNDMLRYGIQGAVLGVLATSGVFWYTQEAQTFADLASFRWGFLLLLFPMIITAWLCNGARVYILSRSLGYPLTYIQSLSVSLSTEFGIAATPAGVGGTVIRLSLLHRGGVPIAHGASMLAIDVAVDCVFFALLLPLTFYALLHEPVVRSELPPIDGPRFLVMLFIIAAIIGGLALAVRLGFMVRMIRGLARWKWADKHRMPARVRWYEWRFVKEFIKMKQGITHLYQVKRGVLFLNFVFASIQWTCRYGALPLILFAFNIHHQPVFFFLLQGVLFTLSLMIVLPGGGGGVEVMSYFVLSKIIPPHLVGVVILIWRFFTYHMYLFVGGAMFFYTCLRLHRIFPAEPLTDESVDFEDELEDANEEAA, from the coding sequence ATGACCACCAAAAAAAAACTGACGCGTAACGACATGCTTCGTTATGGAATCCAAGGCGCCGTGTTGGGCGTCCTCGCGACCAGCGGCGTGTTTTGGTACACTCAGGAAGCGCAAACCTTCGCCGACTTGGCTTCGTTCCGTTGGGGATTTTTGCTTCTCTTGTTTCCAATGATTATCACCGCGTGGTTGTGCAACGGCGCCCGCGTATATATTCTCTCGCGCTCATTAGGCTACCCACTTACATACATACAAAGTTTGTCGGTTTCGCTCTCGACTGAATTCGGCATCGCCGCCACCCCGGCGGGCGTCGGCGGTACTGTCATTCGCCTGTCGCTGCTGCATCGCGGCGGCGTCCCGATTGCGCACGGCGCTTCGATGTTGGCGATTGACGTTGCGGTCGATTGCGTCTTTTTCGCATTGTTGCTGCCGCTTACGTTTTACGCGCTGCTGCATGAACCCGTGGTGCGCAGCGAACTACCGCCCATCGACGGCCCGCGCTTTCTGGTCATGCTGTTCATCATCGCGGCGATCATCGGCGGGCTGGCGCTTGCGGTCCGTTTAGGATTCATGGTCCGCATGATTCGCGGACTGGCGCGCTGGAAGTGGGCGGACAAACACCGAATGCCCGCCCGGGTGCGTTGGTATGAATGGCGTTTCGTTAAAGAGTTCATCAAAATGAAGCAAGGCATCACTCATTTATACCAAGTCAAGCGCGGCGTTTTATTTCTGAATTTCGTATTCGCCAGCATTCAATGGACCTGCCGTTACGGCGCGCTGCCGCTGATTTTGTTTGCGTTTAATATCCATCACCAACCGGTGTTTTTCTTTTTACTGCAAGGCGTGTTGTTCACGCTGTCGTTGATGATCGTACTGCCCGGCGGCGGCGGCGGCGTCGAAGTGATGTCGTATTTTGTGTTAAGCAAAATCATCCCGCCGCACTTAGTTGGCGTCGTGATTTTGATTTGGCGCTTTTTCACCTATCACATGTATCTGTTCGTGGGCGGGGCCATGTTCTTCTATACTTGTTTGCGGCTGCATCGTATTTTTCCGGCAGAACCGCTGACGGACGAATCCGTAGATTTTGAAGATGAACTGGAAGACGCAAATGAAGAAGCCGCTTGA